A stretch of Cicer arietinum cultivar CDC Frontier isolate Library 1 chromosome 5, Cicar.CDCFrontier_v2.0, whole genome shotgun sequence DNA encodes these proteins:
- the LOC101514916 gene encoding putative photosystem II oxygen-evolving complex protein PsbP-1 — MASTQCFLHHQYALTTPTTRISSQRQIVSTKPNIVVCKAQKHVVQEDDDDAVSFVSRRLALSVLIGAAAVTSKASPADAAYGEAANVFGRPKTNTDFLPYNGDGFKLLVPSKWNPSKEREFPGQVLRYEDNFDATSNVSVMVTATDKKSITDFGSPEEFLSKVDYLLGKQSYFGQTDSEGGFDTNAVAVANILETSAPVIGGKQYYNLSVLTRTADGDEGGKHQLIIATVNGGKLYICKAQAGDKRWFKGARKFVEDTASSFSVA; from the exons ATGGCCTCTACACAATGTTTCTTGCACCACCAATATGCTCTTACAACTCCAACTACTAGAATTTCATCTCAACGACAAATTGTTAGCACCAAACCAAACATTGTTGTTTGCAAGGCACAGAAACATGTAGTGcaagaagatgatgatgatgctgTGAGTTTTGTTTCTCGTAGGTTAGCACTTTCTGTTCTCATTGGTGCTGCTGCTGTTACTTCAAAGGCTTCACCTGCTGATGCAGCTTATGGAGAAGCTG CAAATGTGTTTGGAAGGCCAAAGACAAACACAGACTTCCTTCCATACAATGGTGATGGATTCAAACTGTTAGTGCCATCAAAGTGGAATCCAAGCAAAGAGAGAGAGTTCCCTGGTCAGGTTCTTAGATATGAGGACAATTTTGATGCTACAAGCAATGTTTCTGTTATGGTCACTGCTACTGATAAGAAGTCCATCACTGACTTTGGTTCACCTGAAGAGTTCCTATCTAAG GTGGACTATTTGCTTGGAAAACAATCCTACTTTGGCCAAACTGATTCAGAG GGTGGTTTTGATACAAATGCTGTGGCTGTGGCAAACATCTTAGAGACTTCAGCACCAGTGATTGGTGGGAAACAGTATTACAACTTGTCAGTTTTGACAAGGACTGCTGATGGAGATGAAGGTGGAAAGCACCAGCTAATTATAGCAACTGTAAATGGTGGCAAACTATACATTTGCAAGGCTCAAGCTGGTGACAAGAGGTGGTTTAAGGGAGCAAGAAAGTTTGTGGAGGACACAGCAAGTTCCTTCAGTGTTGCTTAA